The DNA sequence CGGACGATCCGGGCCGCTTCGACATATTCGATCAGCCCCTTGTTGCGCAGCAGCCGCGCGATCATCAGGAAAACAGGCGGTCCTTCCGGCAAAGCCGCCTGAGCATAATGGGAAAGGTCCACGCCCGACCCCGGCACTTGAATGACTCGGCTGTCGGGGCGCAGGATATGGTGGCGCAGCATCTCGCCACGGTCGTCGCTGTTGAACACGAACACCGCCTTGGCGGTGCGCAGCGCCTGCCGGTACAGAATGGACACGATCGCCCGCACATAGGGCAGCAGTCGCGATTCACCGTCGCTGAACACATGGCCAAGCCCGCTGACCATCGCATAGAAGCGGATGGACGGGAAAAACCGGCTGGCGATGCCGCCATAGATGATCGGCTTCTGCGTGTAGGCCATTACCGCGTCCGGCCGATGTTTCCGGAAGCAACCGATCAGCCAGCTCAGCGTGCCCATGTCGGCAAAGGGGTTCATCCCCGCCCGCGCCATGGGCATGGACAGATAGGTCGCGCCCATCGCCGCCAGCTTTGCTTCGATCTCGGGATCGCGGCCGGGCGCGCAGACAATGACCTCATGCCCGTTGCCGATCATTGCCGCGATCAATCGCCCGCGAAAATTGATGACCGAATAGGCGAGGCTGGCGATGACGATGATCTTCATGCGGTCCCGTGGCTGCTTCCGGATCGCCGCGCTATTGGGGGCGGCAAGCGCAACTATAGGACAAAGCAGCCGGAAAAGGCCGCACCATTCCGCACCTATACTTGAGGCCAGTCGTCCATCCTTTCGGATGACGAATAGGGGCGGGGATTTGATTTCTGCTCAAAGGGATAAGGCCTCTACCCCTCTTCGGATCGTACCTATGCCCAACTGCCCGGCGCCCACATCCGCCCTATTTGAAGAACATGATTGATCGCCAGCCAAGCTTCGTCGTTATCGGCGCCATGAAGGGCGCGACCACATGGATCGCTCATCAACTCCGCAATCATCCCGGCCTGTGGCTCCCTGACGCCGAACCGCATTATTTCAGTTCGAAATATGATCGCGGCCCGGAATGGTACGCCTCCCTCTTCGATCCTGCTCCGCCCGGCCGCATCATCGGGGAAAAGTCGGCCGACTATCTCGCGCATCCGCAAGCTCCGGAGCGTATGGCGACCATGCTTCCCGACGCCCGCCTCATCGTTCAGCTGCGCGACCCGGTTCAGCGCGCCTATTCCGATTATTGCATGCTCTTCCGACGCGGACAGGTAAGCGGCGACCCGCGCAAATATCTGGAAAGCGCCCAGCCTGAACAATCACGATTCCTGTCGGGCGGGCTTTACGGCGCACATCTGCGCCGCTTCCTGCGCCATTATCCGCGCGATCAGATCCACGTGATCCTGTACGAGTCGCTTCGGGAGCAGCCCGAAC is a window from the Sphingobium sp. Cam5-1 genome containing:
- a CDS encoding sulfotransferase family protein, whose product is MIDRQPSFVVIGAMKGATTWIAHQLRNHPGLWLPDAEPHYFSSKYDRGPEWYASLFDPAPPGRIIGEKSADYLAHPQAPERMATMLPDARLIVQLRDPVQRAYSDYCMLFRRGQVSGDPRKYLESAQPEQSRFLSGGLYGAHLRRFLRHYPRDQIHVILYESLREQPEQVIADVCTHIGVPVHIAPEEVASRKNDSASPMLPLPLRRMLQPMRPVLDPLRSNPHLAKLRASLAAPIRYPPLTDELQQMLRDFYCEDLLILQDTLQMDLRHWITGDPATRDAQAVAAK
- a CDS encoding glycosyltransferase family 4 protein, which gives rise to MKIIVIASLAYSVINFRGRLIAAMIGNGHEVIVCAPGRDPEIEAKLAAMGATYLSMPMARAGMNPFADMGTLSWLIGCFRKHRPDAVMAYTQKPIIYGGIASRFFPSIRFYAMVSGLGHVFSDGESRLLPYVRAIVSILYRQALRTAKAVFVFNSDDRGEMLRHHILRPDSRVIQVPGSGVDLSHYAQAALPEGPPVFLMIARLLRNKGLIEYVEAARIVRARFPDVCLQLLGPLDENPAAVSREAIAEWQDDGIIEYLGETRDVRPFLGQASIFVLPSWYREGLPRTILEAMAVGRGVITTDMPGCREPIRQGVNGFIVAPRDAGALADAMVRICEQPTLPAQLGMAARKTVEDHYSVEMVNALLLSTMEMNGPAAGRAGRKRVNAPILAGES